The following are from one region of the Pirellulales bacterium genome:
- a CDS encoding CPBP family intramembrane glutamic endopeptidase, whose product MPIMTWLLIVLAAGPFALKAASLVWLGQNYIAQSAYKVLQFVAPVGWRWGVDGRRGLACLWPVDEPRPGAGVWTAAVAVALVAVAIAAAGLPPLAAYLGIEAGDLRQDMDARFSITPWRAVAVVVFLTTLNSALEELHFRAWLDPELSRRFGNAVGILGSAAAFAAMHLFIFANMRGVTLAAFALVFVALTVVAAAWSLLARQPGGIHAAWLSHALTDAGLLTWGLVWLGYF is encoded by the coding sequence ATGCCGATCATGACGTGGCTGTTGATTGTTCTGGCTGCCGGGCCATTTGCCCTTAAAGCCGCATCCCTTGTTTGGCTAGGGCAAAACTACATCGCGCAATCCGCCTACAAGGTCCTGCAATTCGTCGCACCCGTCGGTTGGCGGTGGGGCGTGGATGGGCGACGTGGGCTGGCGTGTCTATGGCCCGTCGACGAACCACGCCCTGGCGCCGGCGTATGGACGGCCGCCGTGGCCGTTGCCCTGGTTGCCGTCGCGATCGCAGCGGCGGGGCTGCCTCCCTTGGCCGCGTATCTCGGCATCGAAGCTGGCGATTTGCGCCAAGACATGGATGCGCGGTTCAGCATCACTCCCTGGCGCGCGGTGGCCGTCGTGGTTTTTCTCACCACGTTGAATTCCGCCTTGGAGGAGCTGCACTTTCGTGCGTGGCTCGACCCTGAATTGTCGCGCCGCTTCGGCAATGCCGTGGGAATACTCGGCAGCGCCGCGGCGTTCGCGGCGATGCATTTGTTCATCTTCGCCAATATGCGAGGCGTCACGCTCGCCGCATTTGCCCTTGTATTCGTCGCGCTAACGGTCGTGGCCGCGGCCTGGAGCCTGCTGGCCCGCCAGCCGGGAGGTATTCATGCCGCCTGGCTCTCGCACGCCCTGACGGACGCAGGCCTGCTGACGTGGGGACTTGTCTGGCTGGGGTATTTCTGA
- a CDS encoding STAS domain-containing protein: MAAQRHLEVTDVGDVTVVRLTDRKVVDETNIQELGRELFALVEEEHRKNIVLNFAAVGFLSSSALGKLITLEKKVKASGGKLRLSNIRPEIYEVFAITKLNKLFEIKDDEAEALAAFG, translated from the coding sequence ATGGCTGCTCAGCGCCATTTAGAGGTCACGGATGTCGGCGACGTAACGGTCGTGCGGCTCACCGACCGTAAAGTCGTCGACGAGACGAACATCCAGGAGTTGGGGCGAGAGTTATTTGCCTTGGTCGAGGAAGAGCACCGCAAAAACATCGTGTTGAACTTTGCCGCCGTGGGATTCCTTTCCAGCTCGGCGCTCGGCAAGTTGATCACGTTGGAAAAGAAGGTCAAAGCCTCGGGCGGCAAACTGCGACTGAGCAATATTCGTCCGGAAATCTACGAAGTGTTTGCTATTACCAAGCTGAACAAGCTGTTCGAGATCAAGGACGACGAAGCCGAAGCGCTGGCTGCCTTCGGGTAG
- a CDS encoding ATP-binding protein, whose protein sequence is MTANGWHWRTEQVIPSDNGAGKKVLDEILGQLATHDWGQRDIFSVHLALEEALVNAIKHGNGCDISKSVHVVCELTKDRLLVQIEDEGPGFDPDNVPDCTDADRLEMPCGRGVLLMRSFMSSVEFRDKGNCVVMTKCRQEGEDAA, encoded by the coding sequence ATGACGGCAAACGGCTGGCATTGGAGGACCGAGCAGGTCATTCCAAGCGATAACGGAGCCGGAAAAAAGGTTCTCGACGAGATCCTTGGGCAACTGGCCACCCACGACTGGGGACAGCGCGACATCTTTAGCGTGCACCTGGCATTGGAAGAAGCCCTGGTCAACGCCATCAAGCACGGCAATGGCTGCGATATATCGAAGTCGGTACACGTGGTCTGCGAATTGACCAAGGATCGCCTGTTGGTGCAGATCGAGGACGAGGGACCGGGATTCGATCCCGACAATGTTCCCGATTGCACGGATGCGGATCGCTTGGAAATGCCCTGCGGCCGCGGCGTGCTCTTAATGCGCAGCTTCATGTCGAGCGTCGAGTTCCGCGATAAGGGGAACTGCGTCGTCATGACCAAGTGCCGCCAGGAAGGCGAAGACGCCGCCTGA
- the fae gene encoding formaldehyde-activating enzyme, with the protein MSMYVGEALVGEGNEIAHIDLLIGSKDGPVGTAFANALATQSEGHTNLLAVLTPNIAVKPSTVLITKVTIKGMKQAVQMFGPAQAAVAKAVADQVAANVIPKNQAEQLVIVCGVFIHPQAEDDKKIYEFNYEATKQAIAAALASKPSVDEVVANKDSAKHPFRGF; encoded by the coding sequence ATGTCGATGTACGTTGGAGAAGCCCTGGTAGGCGAGGGAAATGAAATCGCCCATATCGATCTGTTGATCGGCTCGAAGGATGGGCCTGTCGGCACCGCGTTCGCCAACGCGCTGGCCACGCAAAGCGAAGGGCACACGAACCTGCTGGCCGTGCTCACGCCCAATATCGCCGTCAAGCCGTCGACCGTGCTGATCACCAAGGTCACGATCAAGGGCATGAAGCAGGCCGTGCAAATGTTCGGTCCCGCGCAGGCCGCCGTGGCCAAGGCCGTGGCCGACCAGGTGGCCGCCAACGTCATCCCCAAGAACCAGGCCGAACAGCTCGTGATCGTGTGCGGCGTGTTCATTCACCCGCAAGCCGAAGACGACAAGAAAATCTACGAGTTCAACTACGAAGCCACGAAGCAAGCGATCGCCGCGGCCCTGGCCAGCAAGCCCTCGGTCGACGAAGTGGTCGCCAACAAGGACTCGGCCAAGCATCCGTTCCGCGGCTTCTAA
- a CDS encoding methylene-tetrahydromethanopterin dehydrogenase N-terminal domain-containing protein, which produces MSKPNILVQLDTDEQPSVFDSVVAIDAGAEHLLRHHAITPENVRQRVHGAIFTRGPDDLKHTALFVGGSDVARGEQVLAAIVASFIGPLRTSVMMDSGGANTTAAAAVLAAAKHVDLASTDALVLAATGPVGQRVAWLLAQEGAAVRVASRRQERAAEVAARVRDKTDSSRLTAWGISSPAELDIALEGVNLVVAAGAAGVELLPQAAIDRARQLRVAIDLNAVPPLGIAGVKVTDKAVDRKNVIYYGAIGVGGTKMKIHKAAVKALFASNDRVLDAPEIFQIGREL; this is translated from the coding sequence ATGAGCAAGCCTAATATCCTCGTCCAGCTCGATACCGACGAGCAACCGAGCGTGTTTGACTCGGTGGTGGCGATCGATGCCGGCGCCGAACATTTGCTGCGTCACCATGCGATCACGCCCGAGAATGTGCGCCAGCGCGTGCATGGCGCAATCTTCACGCGCGGGCCCGACGACCTGAAGCACACGGCGCTCTTTGTGGGTGGTTCCGACGTGGCTCGCGGCGAACAGGTGCTGGCCGCGATCGTCGCCTCGTTCATCGGCCCGTTGCGGACGTCGGTGATGATGGATTCGGGCGGGGCGAACACCACGGCCGCTGCGGCCGTGCTGGCGGCGGCAAAACATGTTGATCTGGCTTCGACCGACGCTCTGGTGCTGGCCGCTACCGGGCCTGTCGGGCAGCGTGTGGCATGGTTGCTCGCGCAAGAAGGGGCCGCGGTACGCGTCGCCTCGAGGCGGCAAGAACGTGCCGCGGAGGTGGCAGCCCGCGTGCGCGACAAAACGGATTCGTCGCGACTGACCGCCTGGGGCATCAGTTCACCGGCTGAATTGGATATAGCGCTCGAAGGCGTGAATCTGGTGGTGGCCGCCGGCGCCGCTGGCGTCGAGCTGCTGCCGCAAGCGGCGATCGACCGCGCCAGGCAATTGCGCGTGGCCATCGATCTCAATGCCGTGCCGCCGCTAGGTATCGCCGGCGTCAAGGTGACCGATAAGGCGGTCGATCGCAAAAACGTCATCTATTACGGCGCGATCGGCGTGGGCGGCACGAAGATGAAAATTCATAAAGCGGCGGTCAAGGCCCTGTTCGCGTCGAATGACCGCGTGCTGGATGCGCCAGAAATCTTCCAGATTGGCCGCGAGCTGTAA